One region of Spirochaetota bacterium genomic DNA includes:
- a CDS encoding CoA transferase yields the protein MAITKGPLSGIRVLDLSQADAGPVTTMLLGDLGAEVIKLESPLGDLMRFGDSEIKVDVKNYYMLTLNRNKKSVVLDLKGKLGKEAFNELVKVSDIVFSNFRADVPQRLGIDFDALKKINPNIIQCNLTGFGATGPYTEYPCFDIVACGHSGILSVCGEPGGSPVVPGGIALADLMSGIYAVLSILAALINKNQDGEGIKVDANMLDSLLFMQKVLFQSYFSSGKVVSFQGRRHHMLPTYGIFKTKDGSMTLGPTNEDKLIELVGLGWMLEDPKYNNIVSRVVNKEEFTKYFEEALLQKTTEEWVRLFRDENDWASGPVYNYDQVTKDPQVSHNNMIKEMELKGKKYKTIGSVFKMHGMIEGEPDPPPDLGEQTEEILRDVLGYSGKLINDIKSENEIGAWRMRGCKK from the coding sequence ATGGCAATTACTAAAGGACCATTGAGTGGAATTCGGGTCCTCGATTTGAGTCAGGCGGATGCCGGTCCTGTTACGACAATGCTTTTGGGAGATTTGGGGGCAGAAGTTATTAAGTTGGAGTCTCCATTGGGGGATTTGATGAGATTTGGTGATTCAGAAATAAAAGTAGATGTCAAGAATTATTATATGTTAACCCTTAATCGAAATAAAAAGAGTGTGGTATTGGATTTGAAGGGGAAGCTTGGGAAAGAGGCCTTTAATGAATTGGTTAAGGTCTCAGATATAGTCTTTTCTAATTTTCGAGCGGATGTTCCCCAGAGACTTGGTATTGACTTTGATGCTTTGAAGAAAATTAATCCCAATATTATTCAGTGTAATCTTACTGGCTTTGGGGCCACAGGTCCATATACTGAATATCCCTGCTTTGATATAGTTGCCTGCGGTCATAGCGGTATATTGAGCGTCTGTGGCGAGCCTGGTGGTTCACCCGTGGTGCCAGGGGGAATTGCGTTGGCAGATTTGATGAGTGGAATATATGCGGTTCTATCTATCTTGGCTGCCCTAATTAATAAAAATCAGGATGGGGAGGGTATAAAGGTAGATGCTAATATGCTAGATTCCCTTTTATTTATGCAGAAGGTGCTTTTTCAAAGCTACTTTTCTAGCGGTAAGGTTGTCAGTTTCCAGGGAAGAAGGCATCATATGCTTCCAACGTATGGTATTTTTAAGACTAAAGATGGATCAATGACATTAGGCCCAACCAATGAAGATAAATTAATAGAGCTTGTAGGTCTTGGATGGATGTTGGAAGATCCAAAGTATAACAATATAGTGAGCAGAGTTGTAAACAAGGAAGAGTTTACGAAATATTTTGAGGAGGCATTGCTGCAGAAGACCACAGAGGAGTGGGTTAGGCTCTTTCGCGATGAGAATGACTGGGCTTCAGGTCCTGTTTATAATTATGATCAGGTTACTAAGGATCCGCAGGTTTCGCATAATAATATGATTAAAGAAATGGAACTTAAGGGGAAAAAATATAAGACTATTGGTTCAGTATTCAAGATGCATGGAATGATAGAGGGGGAGCCCGATCCACCTCCTGATCTTGGTGAGCAAACAGAGGAAATATTGAGGGATGTATTGGGTTATTCTGGTAAACTGATCAATGATATTAAATCAGAAAATGAGATTGGCGCCTGGAGAATGAGAGGATGTAAGAAATAA
- a CDS encoding CoA transferase, which yields MAITKGPLNGIRILDMTHMHAGPYGTMLLGDLGAEVIKLESPTGDMMRMGNKEVTIENLYIIGINRNKKSLVLNLKGEYGKKAFYDLVRKSDVVYSNTRAEVPQRQGTDFNTLKKINPGIIRCNISGYGETGPAIGYPSFDIIACGHSGILSISGEPGKAPIIPGGIALADMMGGIVGSMSVLAALVRRKMDGKGVQIETNLLDGLLLLQQVMFQYYFLSGEEPGLQGKRHLFGPGYGIYDTKDSHITMCPDDHDKALKLIGLEWTLSDPRFAKPDNRVKNREELDKYIEDALLEKTTEEWIKLLRDQNDLACGPVLNYEQIFNDPQVLHNKMIIEMELKGEKYNTLGSLFKLSKGNNQDLIEGTFESAPDLGANTDEILKDILCYSDDMIEKIKAENVAYLQTRSEGAQIIRMPSEEEISEQSKE from the coding sequence ATGGCGATAACAAAGGGTCCACTAAATGGCATTAGAATTCTTGATATGACTCATATGCATGCCGGTCCATATGGAACTATGCTTTTAGGGGATCTGGGAGCGGAGGTTATCAAATTAGAATCACCTACTGGCGATATGATGAGAATGGGGAATAAGGAAGTAACCATTGAAAATTTGTATATTATTGGTATCAATAGAAATAAGAAGAGTCTGGTCTTAAACTTGAAAGGAGAATATGGCAAAAAGGCTTTTTATGATCTCGTTAGAAAATCGGATGTTGTTTATTCCAACACACGGGCGGAAGTTCCCCAAAGGCAGGGTACTGATTTTAATACACTTAAGAAAATTAATCCAGGAATAATACGCTGTAACATCTCTGGTTATGGCGAGACTGGACCAGCTATTGGTTATCCCTCTTTTGATATTATAGCCTGTGGGCATAGCGGTATATTGAGTATCTCCGGTGAACCTGGCAAGGCTCCAATAATACCTGGGGGTATTGCTTTGGCTGATATGATGGGCGGCATTGTCGGCTCAATGTCAGTATTAGCTGCTTTGGTAAGGAGGAAGATGGATGGTAAAGGAGTGCAAATAGAAACAAATCTTCTCGATGGACTCTTGTTGCTTCAACAGGTCATGTTTCAATACTATTTTTTATCAGGAGAAGAGCCTGGTCTTCAGGGAAAGCGGCATCTCTTTGGCCCTGGATATGGAATATATGATACAAAGGATAGTCATATAACGATGTGCCCAGATGATCATGATAAAGCTCTCAAACTCATAGGGCTTGAATGGACTTTGAGTGATCCTCGTTTCGCAAAACCTGATAATAGGGTAAAGAATCGGGAAGAGCTTGATAAATATATTGAGGATGCTTTATTAGAGAAAACAACCGAGGAGTGGATTAAACTTCTCCGTGATCAAAATGATCTTGCCTGTGGACCTGTTTTGAATTATGAGCAAATATTTAATGATCCACAGGTATTGCATAATAAAATGATCATTGAGATGGAGCTAAAGGGGGAAAAATACAACACGCTTGGATCTTTATTTAAATTATCAAAGGGAAATAATCAAGACCTAATTGAGGGGACATTCGAATCAGCCCCTGATTTGGGTGCAAATACTGATGAGATACTAAAGGATATTCTATGCTATTCGGATGATATGATTGAAAAGATTAAGGCAGAAAATGTCGCGTATCTACAGACACGTAGTGAAGGTGCTCAGATCATCAGGATGCCTAGCGAGGAAGAAATATCTGAGCAATCGAAAGAGTAA
- a CDS encoding PAS domain S-box protein: MKSKGILITLSIIFGLIVWFIDAAVDCLFFYEVSFWDSLILGIPNHEMFMRSLMMISLTAFGLTISGIIASREAARKEMLDSEARWHRIFENVPCGIGLITQDGVMQLCNRFMLNMIGYTKEDINRINLRDIYQNIEEYDSMLNQLQRDGSIHSYEAKLKRKDSALMDVDVSMHTHNLKGELVIIIILRDITETKLKGDRQYLATQVLEILNQYGNKQDVIQNILRKIKEITGFDAIGLRLQDGEDYPYYMINGFSTQFVEVERYLCARDSVGRLMRDSTGNPVLECMCGNVICGRTDPSLSFFTEGGSFWTNSTTELIASTTEEDRQARTRNRCNGEGYESVALIPLRSGSEIIGLLQLNDKQKYKFTPEMITFFEKIVESIAIALANRKYQDTIQKERDTTRKYLDIAGVMFVAIDSKEKVTLINKKGCEILGYPQEEIIGKNWFENFLPEKLSENVKSVFQKLMSGGIEPVEYYENPVLTKGGEVRIIAWHNTILIDEVGDIVGSLSSGEDITERRKAEEELERYRDHLEDLVKERTIKLELANRELESFSYSVSHDLRSPLRAISGFAEIISHRYWNDLNEEIRHYFTNIIQASFQMDRLITDLLRYSRLGRRSIAFRPVPLNGVFALVMGSLSDRLTDMGATISIPDDLPVVIGDKTLLIQVFSNLIDNALTYHAPDVIPNIIVDWRNNAKSIIVSVIDNGIGVPIEFHDKIFHIFQRLHSQNEYPGTGIGLAIVKKSLDLLGGQICIESAVGQGSSFIVELPLESLFT; this comes from the coding sequence ATGAAATCCAAGGGGATACTCATTACACTTTCAATAATATTTGGTCTGATTGTCTGGTTCATCGATGCTGCTGTTGATTGCTTATTTTTTTATGAGGTGTCATTCTGGGACTCTCTGATTCTTGGTATCCCTAATCATGAGATGTTTATGAGATCTTTAATGATGATAAGTCTTACTGCATTTGGTTTAACGATATCAGGAATAATTGCAAGTCGTGAAGCTGCAAGGAAGGAGATGCTGGACTCAGAGGCTCGTTGGCATAGGATTTTTGAAAATGTACCATGCGGCATAGGCCTTATCACTCAAGACGGTGTGATGCAGTTATGTAATAGGTTTATGCTTAACATGATTGGCTACACTAAGGAGGATATAAATCGAATAAACCTGAGAGATATTTATCAAAATATAGAAGAGTATGATTCAATGTTGAATCAACTCCAAAGGGACGGTTCCATTCATAGTTATGAAGCTAAATTGAAGCGCAAGGATAGTGCCTTAATGGATGTTGATGTTTCAATGCATACGCATAATCTTAAGGGGGAGTTGGTAATTATTATTATATTGCGGGATATTACCGAAACTAAGCTGAAGGGGGATCGTCAGTACTTAGCAACTCAAGTTCTGGAAATACTCAATCAGTACGGAAATAAGCAAGATGTAATACAGAATATTCTTCGAAAGATTAAGGAGATTACTGGATTTGACGCCATTGGTCTCCGTTTACAGGATGGTGAAGATTATCCATATTACATGATAAATGGTTTTTCAACTCAGTTTGTTGAGGTTGAGAGATATCTTTGTGCAAGAGACTCAGTTGGGAGGCTGATGCGAGATTCGACGGGCAATCCAGTTTTGGAATGCATGTGTGGCAATGTTATTTGCGGAAGAACTGATCCTTCGTTGTCATTTTTTACTGAGGGCGGCAGTTTTTGGACAAACAGCACAACTGAACTTATTGCTTCCACTACAGAAGAAGATCGTCAGGCTCGTACCAGAAACCGATGTAATGGGGAGGGCTATGAATCTGTTGCGCTTATCCCTCTTCGCTCAGGTAGCGAGATCATTGGTCTTTTGCAATTAAATGATAAGCAAAAGTACAAGTTTACTCCGGAGATGATCACATTCTTTGAAAAGATTGTAGAGAGCATTGCAATTGCCCTTGCAAATAGAAAGTATCAGGATACAATTCAGAAGGAGAGAGATACTACAAGGAAATACCTCGATATTGCAGGAGTGATGTTTGTGGCGATAGATTCAAAAGAGAAGGTTACACTTATTAACAAAAAGGGTTGCGAGATTCTTGGATATCCTCAAGAGGAGATAATTGGTAAGAACTGGTTTGAAAATTTCCTTCCGGAAAAGTTAAGTGAAAATGTGAAATCAGTTTTCCAGAAATTGATGTCAGGGGGGATCGAACCGGTTGAGTATTATGAGAATCCAGTATTAACAAAAGGTGGCGAGGTGAGGATCATTGCCTGGCATAACACAATTCTAATAGATGAGGTGGGAGACATCGTTGGCTCTCTCAGTTCAGGAGAGGATATCACTGAACGCAGAAAAGCGGAGGAAGAGCTGGAGAGGTATCGCGATCATCTGGAGGATTTGGTAAAAGAGCGGACAATAAAGCTTGAATTAGCAAACAGGGAGCTTGAATCGTTTTCATATTCAGTATCACACGATCTGAGGTCTCCACTTCGCGCTATCAGTGGATTTGCTGAAATAATTAGCCACCGCTATTGGAATGACTTGAATGAGGAGATCAGGCATTACTTTACAAATATAATTCAAGCAAGCTTTCAAATGGATCGACTTATAACTGACCTATTGCGTTACTCCCGCCTTGGACGTCGCTCTATAGCTTTTAGACCTGTACCATTAAACGGGGTGTTTGCATTGGTTATGGGTAGCCTATCTGATCGATTGACGGATATGGGGGCAACTATTAGCATTCCTGATGATCTACCGGTTGTTATTGGTGATAAGACCCTTCTGATCCAGGTTTTTTCAAATTTGATCGATAATGCTCTAACATATCATGCCCCTGATGTTATTCCTAATATTATTGTAGACTGGCGCAATAATGCCAAGAGTATTATTGTCAGCGTGATTGATAACGGCATAGGTGTTCCCATTGAATTTCACGATAAGATATTTCATATATTTCAACGGCTGCACAGTCAGAATGAATACCCAGGCACGGGCATTGGTTTAGCTATTGTGAAAAAATCATTGGATTTATTGGGGGGGCAGATATGTATAGAATCTGCTGTGGGACAGGGGAGTTCTTTTATTGTAGAGTTGCCGTTAGAATCATTATTCACATAA
- a CDS encoding AAA family ATPase yields the protein MIELSGYLIKEKLFHGYHSALFRGIRKSDDLPVMIKTFDKVAVSEARFAHFKQEFSVIQNLESDFIVKTYSLERYSHGLALVSEDFTGIPLREYYHNSYQNISVFIEIAIQLSKALIDVHHSGLIHKDIKPINILINKNTRRIKLIDWGISSILINEIEDIYNSEVLRDTLPYISPEQTGRMNRFMDYRTDFYSLGVVLYEMLIKRLPFFSFNPIELFHSHIAKNPQPPVEYNPEVPEAISQIIMKMLSKNAEDRYQYAGGIVEDLERCINQIKREGKIEPFVIGGDDLLHVDRILIPQKIYGREEEIGILMRAFDRISNGASGLMLVAGYAGVGKSVLINEVHKPIVEHRGYFLWGKFDQLRMNVPYSAIIQAFQGFIRQLLTESEERINLWKELLKEALGNNGRIIAEIIPEVELLTGKQPEIPELRADESQRRFHLVFQDFIRVLSKADHPIVVFFDDLQWADSASLDLIRILIDDSSIQYILFIGAFRDNEITPSHRLTLWLNDIENLGIKFDQIILQPLSIDSINLLIADTLKRSPDVINSLSELIYKKTGGNPFFIKQFLEKLSDEKLLVFSTQTGWQWDVESIEEMDVTDNVVDLMTEKILRLPDGPLDIIKTASCFGSKFSIEVLAESYNKTVYEIYENIVVLLESGFVLLMHDAFRFSHDRIQEAVYSITLDEERKRKHYRIGKLLLQKAGIEEISENVFNIVDQLNLGMELITDQGELRELARLNLLAGQKAKASTAYETADLYLEFGINLLHCDAWEKEYDLALSLYTEIGEVKYLIGENEQAEIFLDTVLKNAKRLLDKVRVYETKITSFTILNRRLEAISLGREALTMLGVDMPGEASPELINEEMNLVKQNIGGREIEELAYLPDLNDVNKIAIARILISCSVAAYTTTPEYMSLIILKLVNISLTSGNTKNTSFAYVVYGLILCGRLGEIELGYRFGRLALELVYRFNAVEFKAKVFYVYGDMINHWNNHYREDLPYLLESYRSGSETGDLSYASYAVNHLIITSFLMGEPLGELREMIDKYYEVILKYKQLSVIQEYKLWYQMVINLLEMSEDKLFIKGEICDEKEIVQEWERTNMLTGIGYYTVAKQIILYLYGDYRNSITISEKGEKSINTMIGMNLVAEYYYYYSLSLLAYYPSASDDKQADYLEKVESNQEKMKKWAAHAPENFEHKYLFVEAEISRLWGEIKSTINLYDGAVELANQNGFIQDEAMANERAAHFYLSEGMEKIARVYMQEAYRGYRRWGAVIKATDLKNEYPYLSELHNHLQSDATIMLDYLSIVNSLQAISSEIVLEELLDKLMKIVLEGSSANRGVIILIKDDKPFVEAERIVLDKELSIIKAVPLGERDDLLKPVINYVKRSLDFIVLDDAPNKGDYRFDAYVVKSKPRSIFCLPVIKQAELIGILYLENNITAGAFTPDRVELLQLLASQAAISLQNAMLIDDMRKADEALRESEFRYRTLFERAPIIIGITDHNGKILTWSEYTQKLLGYSKSEMARVNVKEMYVNILDRDHLIQQLQTDSMLPGREVQFKKKDGSYFYANLSLLPFKWEGKGAILLMAQDITERKRMEEKIRTLNVELEERVEERTARLEAANKDLESFSYSVSHDLRAPLRAISGFAQIISRRHRDSLNEEGRHYFDNIVQASSQMDQLINDLLDYSRVGRQSVSIQPIPLSEVFSWIKSSLSDRVKETGSRICVSDDLPVVLGDKTLLIQIFTNLIDNALIYHDSSVIPEVRVSWCNESDRAVIYVSDNGIGISTEYHEKIFRIFQRLHSQDEYHGTGIGLAIVKKSVELLGGHVSVKSEVGGGSTFIVELLSV from the coding sequence ATGATTGAATTATCTGGGTATTTGATCAAGGAAAAGCTCTTTCATGGGTATCATTCTGCCCTTTTCCGTGGAATCAGGAAGAGCGATGACTTGCCTGTAATGATTAAGACTTTTGACAAAGTCGCAGTTTCTGAGGCGCGTTTTGCACATTTTAAACAAGAATTTTCTGTGATACAGAATCTGGAATCTGATTTTATTGTAAAAACCTACAGTTTGGAAAGATATAGCCATGGCCTTGCCCTTGTATCAGAGGATTTCACCGGAATACCACTTAGAGAGTATTATCATAATAGCTATCAAAATATTTCAGTTTTTATAGAGATTGCCATTCAACTTTCAAAAGCGTTGATAGATGTTCATCATTCGGGTCTAATCCATAAAGATATTAAACCTATAAATATTTTAATCAATAAAAATACAAGAAGGATTAAGTTAATAGATTGGGGGATTTCGTCCATCCTGATCAATGAGATTGAGGACATCTATAATTCAGAAGTGTTAAGAGACACGCTGCCCTACATATCACCTGAGCAGACTGGTCGCATGAATCGTTTCATGGATTATCGCACTGACTTCTATTCCCTTGGTGTTGTGTTATACGAAATGTTGATTAAAAGGCTTCCCTTCTTTTCATTTAATCCAATTGAGCTTTTTCACAGTCATATTGCAAAAAATCCGCAACCCCCAGTGGAATATAATCCAGAGGTTCCTGAGGCTATTTCTCAGATCATAATGAAAATGCTCTCTAAGAATGCTGAGGATAGGTATCAGTATGCTGGTGGAATTGTAGAGGATCTGGAAAGATGTATAAATCAAATAAAAAGGGAAGGTAAGATTGAGCCCTTTGTCATTGGTGGCGATGACCTATTACATGTAGATAGAATATTGATCCCTCAGAAAATCTATGGCCGGGAGGAAGAGATCGGCATATTGATGAGAGCCTTTGACCGCATCAGCAATGGAGCATCAGGTCTGATGCTGGTAGCCGGTTATGCAGGTGTAGGGAAAAGTGTACTCATAAATGAAGTGCATAAGCCCATTGTGGAGCATAGAGGTTATTTTTTATGGGGGAAGTTTGATCAATTGAGAATGAATGTGCCATACAGTGCCATTATTCAGGCTTTCCAGGGTTTTATAAGGCAGTTGCTTACAGAAAGCGAGGAGCGAATTAATTTATGGAAAGAACTTTTAAAAGAAGCCCTTGGAAACAATGGCAGGATAATTGCTGAAATTATTCCAGAGGTAGAACTGTTAACTGGGAAACAACCTGAGATTCCTGAACTCAGGGCTGATGAATCTCAAAGGAGATTTCATCTTGTTTTTCAGGATTTTATTAGGGTATTATCTAAAGCAGATCATCCTATTGTTGTATTTTTTGATGATCTCCAGTGGGCGGATTCTGCAAGTTTGGATCTTATTAGGATATTGATTGATGATTCGTCTATACAATATATATTGTTTATTGGCGCTTTCCGAGACAATGAGATTACGCCTTCTCATCGCTTAACGCTGTGGCTAAATGATATTGAAAATTTAGGGATTAAGTTTGATCAAATAATATTACAACCTCTCAGTATAGATAGTATCAATCTGTTGATTGCTGACACTTTAAAGCGTAGTCCCGATGTTATCAATTCTCTGTCTGAGCTTATATATAAAAAAACTGGAGGCAATCCCTTTTTTATTAAACAATTTTTAGAAAAACTTAGTGATGAAAAGTTGCTGGTCTTTTCAACGCAGACTGGATGGCAATGGGATGTTGAAAGCATTGAGGAGATGGATGTAACAGATAATGTAGTTGATCTTATGACTGAGAAGATACTCAGACTGCCGGATGGCCCCCTGGATATTATAAAGACAGCTTCATGCTTTGGAAGCAAGTTTAGTATTGAAGTGCTGGCAGAATCTTACAATAAAACTGTTTACGAAATATATGAAAATATTGTTGTGTTACTTGAGAGTGGTTTTGTGCTTTTAATGCATGATGCATTTAGATTTTCTCATGATCGAATACAAGAGGCTGTTTACTCCATTACCTTGGATGAGGAAAGGAAAAGGAAGCATTATAGAATTGGAAAGCTTCTGCTTCAAAAGGCAGGGATTGAGGAGATATCAGAGAATGTGTTTAATATAGTAGATCAGTTAAACCTTGGAATGGAGCTTATTACTGACCAGGGGGAGCTGAGAGAGCTTGCCAGATTGAACCTTTTAGCCGGGCAGAAAGCCAAGGCCTCGACAGCATATGAAACAGCAGATCTATATCTTGAATTTGGGATAAATCTTTTGCATTGCGATGCATGGGAAAAGGAATATGATTTAGCCCTTTCATTATATACAGAGATTGGCGAAGTAAAATATCTAATTGGAGAAAATGAGCAGGCTGAAATCTTTTTAGATACTGTTTTAAAGAATGCAAAGAGATTATTGGATAAAGTACGAGTATATGAGACAAAGATTACAAGCTTTACCATTCTTAATAGGAGGCTTGAGGCTATAAGTTTGGGGAGAGAGGCTCTTACCATGCTGGGTGTTGACATGCCAGGAGAGGCAAGCCCTGAATTAATAAATGAAGAGATGAATCTTGTGAAACAGAATATAGGGGGTAGAGAAATAGAGGAACTTGCCTACCTCCCTGATCTAAATGACGTTAATAAAATAGCAATTGCCCGTATTCTAATATCCTGCTCAGTCGCTGCATATACGACAACTCCGGAATATATGTCATTGATAATATTGAAGCTGGTAAATATATCATTAACCAGCGGTAACACAAAAAATACCTCCTTTGCGTATGTTGTCTATGGTTTAATATTATGCGGTAGATTGGGGGAAATTGAACTTGGGTATAGATTTGGTAGGCTCGCGTTGGAGCTTGTTTATAGATTTAATGCAGTAGAATTTAAAGCAAAGGTATTTTATGTTTATGGAGATATGATAAATCACTGGAATAATCATTACAGGGAAGATCTTCCCTATCTCCTTGAATCATACAGAAGCGGCTCAGAAACAGGGGACCTGTCATATGCGTCATATGCTGTGAACCATCTTATTATTACTTCATTCCTTATGGGTGAGCCCTTAGGTGAATTACGGGAAATGATAGATAAATACTATGAAGTTATACTGAAGTACAAGCAGTTAAGCGTTATTCAGGAGTATAAACTTTGGTACCAGATGGTGATCAATCTCTTGGAGATGAGTGAGGATAAGCTGTTTATTAAGGGTGAGATATGCGATGAAAAGGAGATAGTTCAGGAATGGGAAAGAACAAATATGCTTACTGGTATTGGATATTATACTGTAGCAAAACAAATAATTTTATATTTATATGGCGATTATAGAAATTCCATAACTATATCCGAAAAAGGTGAAAAATCCATAAATACTATGATAGGCATGAATCTTGTAGCTGAATATTATTATTATTATTCATTATCATTGCTTGCTTATTATCCTAGCGCAAGCGATGATAAACAAGCGGATTATCTGGAAAAGGTAGAGTCTAATCAGGAGAAAATGAAGAAGTGGGCTGCACACGCGCCGGAAAATTTTGAGCATAAATATTTGTTTGTTGAGGCGGAAATATCCAGATTATGGGGAGAAATAAAGTCAACTATCAACCTTTATGACGGAGCGGTTGAATTGGCCAATCAGAATGGATTTATTCAGGATGAGGCCATGGCTAACGAACGCGCTGCTCATTTTTATCTTTCTGAAGGAATGGAGAAGATAGCTCGGGTATATATGCAGGAAGCTTATAGAGGATACAGACGCTGGGGAGCTGTTATTAAGGCAACTGATCTGAAGAATGAATATCCTTATCTTTCAGAATTGCATAATCATTTACAATCTGATGCAACAATAATGCTTGATTACTTAAGCATTGTAAACTCACTTCAAGCGATCTCCAGCGAGATTGTTTTAGAGGAATTGCTTGATAAATTGATGAAGATCGTTCTTGAGGGTTCAAGCGCAAACAGGGGGGTTATAATTCTAATTAAAGACGATAAACCTTTTGTAGAGGCTGAAAGGATAGTGTTGGATAAAGAGTTATCTATTATTAAAGCTGTACCTCTTGGGGAGAGGGATGACCTGTTAAAGCCTGTTATAAATTATGTAAAAAGATCATTGGATTTTATCGTTTTAGACGATGCCCCCAACAAAGGAGATTATAGATTCGATGCTTATGTGGTTAAGAGCAAACCGAGGTCTATATTCTGTCTGCCTGTAATAAAACAGGCAGAATTGATTGGTATTCTTTATCTGGAAAATAATATAACTGCAGGCGCCTTTACCCCTGATCGGGTGGAGCTTCTTCAGTTATTAGCTTCTCAGGCAGCCATTTCCCTTCAGAATGCAATGTTGATAGACGATATGAGAAAAGCAGATGAAGCGCTGAGGGAATCAGAGTTTCGTTATCGCACACTTTTCGAGAGAGCCCCCATTATCATTGGCATTACTGATCATAATGGCAAGATCCTTACATGGAGTGAATATACTCAAAAGTTGTTGGGATACTCCAAGTCCGAGATGGCGAGAGTTAATGTAAAGGAAATGTATGTGAATATATTAGATCGCGATCATTTAATACAACAATTACAGACCGATAGCATGCTCCCCGGTAGAGAAGTTCAATTTAAAAAAAAGGATGGATCGTATTTTTATGCAAACCTTTCTTTACTTCCATTTAAATGGGAAGGCAAGGGTGCGATCTTGTTAATGGCACAGGATATTACCGAACGGAAGCGAATGGAGGAGAAGATACGTACCCTTAATGTGGAGTTAGAAGAGCGCGTAGAGGAGCGTACAGCAAGGCTTGAAGCCGCTAATAAGGATCTCGAATCCTTTTCATATTCAGTTTCGCACGATCTAAGAGCTCCGCTGCGCGCCATCAGTGGGTTTGCTCAAATTATCAGTCGGCGTCACAGGGACAGCCTGAATGAAGAGGGTAGGCATTACTTTGATAACATTGTACAGGCAAGCTCTCAGATGGATCAGCTTATTAATGATCTGCTCGATTACTCTCGCGTTGGGCGACAATCAGTATCAATTCAACCTATTCCATTAAGTGAAGTTTTTTCCTGGATTAAGAGTAGCCTATCTGACCGAGTAAAAGAAACAGGATCACGTATTTGTGTATCCGATGATCTGCCGGTAGTATTGGGTGATAAAACCCTTCTTATACAGATTTTTACAAATTTGATCGATAATGCTCTAATCTATCATGACTCTAGCGTTATTCCTGAGGTCAGGGTAAGCTGGTGTAATGAGTCTGACCGCGCTGTAATTTATGTTTCTGATAATGGCATAGGCATTTCCACTGAATATCATGAAAAAATATTTCGCATATTTCAACGGCTTCACAGTCAGGATGAATATCACGGAACTGGCATTGGTTTGGCTATTGTAAAAAAATCTGTGGAGTTGTTGGGGGGGCATGTAAGTGTGAAGTCGGAGGTGGGAGGGGGTAGCACCTTCATTGTGGAGTTGCTGAGTGTGTAA
- a CDS encoding response regulator, translated as MAKAANILLVEDNLMDVELILDAFREAHLGNKINYVNCGKDALDYLFGKNKYSDRQKYPIPDLILLDLKMPGVDGHEVLQRIKQAHGLKRIPVVILTSSMEDGDRALSYDNGANSYLVKPVSFEGFMEVIRKIDEYWMLLNVGPPDWISNKE; from the coding sequence ATGGCTAAAGCTGCAAACATTCTTCTTGTAGAAGACAATCTCATGGATGTGGAGTTGATACTCGACGCCTTTCGAGAGGCACATCTGGGAAATAAAATCAATTATGTTAATTGTGGCAAGGATGCGCTTGACTATCTTTTTGGTAAAAATAAATATTCAGACAGACAGAAATATCCTATTCCTGACTTGATTCTTTTGGATTTAAAGATGCCTGGTGTTGATGGTCATGAGGTGCTGCAGAGGATTAAACAGGCTCATGGTCTTAAGCGAATACCTGTTGTTATACTTACGTCATCTATGGAGGATGGGGACAGGGCTTTAAGTTATGACAATGGCGCAAACAGCTATCTGGTTAAACCTGTATCTTTTGAAGGTTTTATGGAAGTGATTCGGAAAATAGATGAATATTGGATGCTGCTAAATGTTGGCCCTCCGGATTGGATAAGTAACAAGGAATGA